A genome region from Carassius gibelio isolate Cgi1373 ecotype wild population from Czech Republic chromosome A23, carGib1.2-hapl.c, whole genome shotgun sequence includes the following:
- the LOC127944881 gene encoding cysteine and glycine-rich protein 1: MPLGGGNKCGCCQKTVYFAEEVQCEGRSFHRSCFLCMVCRKCLDSTTVAVHENEVYCKACYGKKYGPKGYGYGAGAGTLSMDKGESLGIKPVEPQEHRPTNNPNASKFAQKFGGSDKCPRCSKAVYAAEKVIGAGNAWHKACFRCANCGKGLESTTLADKDGEIYCKGCYAKNFGPKGFGYGQGAGALSHTQ, encoded by the exons atGCCTCTTGGGGGTGGAAACAAATGTGGCTGCTGCCAGAAAACAGTCTACTTTGCAGAagaagtgcagtgtgaagggCGGAGCTTCCACAGATCCTGCTTCCTGTGCA TGGTGTGCAGGAAATGTCTAGACAGCACTACTGTAGCCGTCCATGAGAATGAGGTCTACTGCAAGGCCTGCTACGGCAAAAAATACGGGCCCAAAGGCTACGGCTACGGCGCTGGCGCAGGAACTCTGAGCATGGATAAAGGAGAGTCGCTGGGAATTAAACCTGTGGA GCCTCAGGAACACCGGCCAACCAATAACCCCAACGCATCCAAGTTTGCTCAAAAGTTCGGCGGCTCTGATAAATGCCCTCGGTGTAGCAAGGCCGTCTACGCAGCTGAGAAAGTCATAGGGGCAGGAAAT GCATGGCACAAGGCTTGTTTCCGATGTGCAAATTGCGGCAAGGGGCTGGAATCTACAACTTTAGCTGACAAGGATGGTGAAATCTACTGCAAAG GTTGCTATGCCAAAAACTTTGGACCAAAGGGCTTTGGGTACGGTCAAGGTGCTGGAGCGCTGTCACACACTCAATAG